The DNA window tatatttaattaataattaaaacagcatatttttttaaacaaaaagaataaataaataaataaaagaacatATCAATATACTGACGGAAGTAACTTTATAACACGTTGCAACTGCatctaataattttaatttatttcattattattattattattattattatttattacaaaaaaggaaaaaaaaaacagaatcaTATAATGCAAAAAAATATAGGTAAAATTTCATTCTTATTTTCTCAAGAAACATATATAGTGACCTATCTAGCTTTAATGGATTACACTAAacccaataataatataactcttccattattattaatatattgtcACACACAGTAAACATGTTCTATTTTTACaccattttaattaattaattaattaataatcaaaatattcCTACCctcttgtatatttatttaattattaatatatttaattcaacCATAAAGAATGttcttgtaatattttaaatcttTTCTAGTCCTTTCATTCAAGCTAGTGGGATGTATTGACCCCTCAATAAATATTATTCCTACTTATTGAAAGTCTGATTCACTTTAtcacttttataatttttttaataattaaattaaatcattttttaaaaaaaaaatggtcacTAATTAGCATAATTTAAAgacaaaaatggaaaattagaaaaaatgccaagtcgtttattttttttcagaaaataaaaatattgattttttttttttttttgaaactaaaaatattgaaataaatatagacatattttttttatttaattttctattaataataaatttttttaattgaaaagcAACATAATATGCATGAGGTTGTCATAGTTTAATAATGACCCACCTGTTCAAAAATTATgataatcacaattattttacaTCCAACGGcttaaattaattgataaataatctagtaactaactaactaactatATATTACCTATTTTTCATTggatctaattaattaatttttagccaGAATAATAatgttctttttaattaaatatttattttctttatagctctactatattttatttttaatgaggTAAATTTTGGCATTTTGTGTTGACTAAATCAAAAAAGATTGAGtactttttcacttttatttttcacttcaacCAACCAAAATGTGGCACAActaatacatattatattatatatatatatatattttttaaatattatagagAATGTGAATTTTCTTTTTATGATGTCCACATATATTCTTTACATCTTCACACACATGAATGATGTAGTAATAATGGTattgaatatttatattattataatatttttttccaaataatttttatgAGCTTGACATGGATATGCATTTCAATTTTAGTCTTCTTAtgtaaaacaacaacaacaacaacaccaaCAACCTAGTATAGTACATGTGTTCTTAACAACATAAGGCCTTGAGCCAAGAAAACAATATGTGTTTCCCCTTAGTCATAAGTGAAATGACAAAATTACCCCTTAAATATATTTGGATATATATAGGTAATTCTTACTCAATACTAATTGTGGTGTCAGATCATACAATATTAtcttacatattttaatttaaaaaatattaaaaaaaaaaaatcatagtaCCTTAATTATAATACTATTAAACACCACTAATAACTAATAACAATCCTTATAACGAGACAAAGATCTGAATCTATTGTCTCAATTTAGTGTCTAACTTATTACACTGTAATAGGTTAAACACTAATAATGTGCAACACCACATAGAATTGTAGTGTCACTATTcttataatgtattttagatttcacatattttaatttagagTAATTAACAATACATGCTCACTCAAAATATGCCTAAAAATCCACACAAAGTATAGTATTTCacattatatattttaagtGTACATATCATGActctttaatttaatatataagtcGTCAAAACTATAATCAGAGTTGTCTCTAACTTTCACGACTTatggaaaaattttaaaaattgacattttatttgaaaaataaaataaattcaaataatcttttaaattatttttctggcaaaaaaaaaatgttgggACCTTATGAGCTGATGTTAAAAAAATTCcttaaaaaaagagagagagagagagagagactaaaCTGGGGGGCTTCGGCCGTCCTACTCTAAAAACAACCCTGATACTATGAAAATTGTGTTTAAGCCTATTAGCAATTTATCCATTAGTGATTGTAAGCCGCAGTGAGAAAGTTTATAAATACGTAATTATGTAGTcattaataaatatgaaatatgAAAGAGCATTCTTATGAGACACtataagaaatgtcacttttgtcagcacatttttgtgctggcaaaagttggtattgcgctggtaaaatagaatttacttgtgatgtgttggcaaaagagGGTTGGCAAATtaatgttggtattagaacttttgccagcataaaatgaaaagcgctggcaaaaatgacttttcccagcgcgtaaatgcactggtaaaagttagattttagccactgcaaatgtatgctggtaaaactttgacctctttgccagcgcagtagcgaactgtactggtaaaagtgacatttcttgtagtgggaTACTgaacattgctattaggcaccagtagTGCCTAGCACACTTTCTTAACATGTCACGTCGCAATTGGCTAGCGATATtttctaaaagctattatattaaattatgtgggacccaatacttagttggaccaatagtGATACTGATACATAGGAGGGTGTTAGGCACTACTGGTGCCCTTTAGTATTTCTCTGGGATACTAACGTGTCTAGTATCACTATAAAGTGATGCTTTATAATTGGTTAACGGTTctctataatctttattaaagtaaaatatatgAAACTCGATATATTAAAttgcactaataataatattacacatCAAAAGTGTGTAGACACTATGGGTGGGTGCCCTTTAGTATTTCTCAATGTGAAAGAGCATTGCTACGAAACACTAAAGTATCTAACTCCACTATGAAATAAcactttataattaattatcaaatttctataatatttattaaaataaaatatacgaGACTCAATATCAAATTACATTATAGATTTGTCCTATCTCGAAGAAAATCTGTAACCTAATGAAACTAGGGGCATGAAAGGAAAAACATAAGGCCACATAAGAAATGAACCCATAGAGTTACATTCAATTTCTCTGTTCCCCTGTAACGTTAATAGGGTTCTGAGAATCTTGAGGAAAGTGCCTATAATAtttcttattttctctctctctctctcatatgGTGAAATTAAGGGCACAATTTTCCAAGTAATgttgttaattattattattataattataataaagttAGAGAAAAACCAATACATGTCATGCAAGTGTCCTAACTATAAAGCTACCTATCCATCTATTAATTTATACACAACTACAAATCCAAACTaaacaaacaaaagaaaaagttgtGTCTATATATAATGCCACTCATCTTCACCCCAAATATACTCCATCATCATATATCTCACCACTTCTACTACaaatctttttctctctctctttctctctgtttTTATAAGTACTTGTCCAAATCTTGACAGCTTAGGTTATTAGTTTCATTAAATTTTGTCTTTATTATAtagtcatcatcatcatcatcatctctctcaaatatatattactataaaCTTCATCGTTTTGCTTCATCATTTTCTAAATTTTCCCAAACAATGGTTTCTCCTGATGCTCTTCGAACTATAGTTGGTATCCTAGgttagtatatataatttacattttatataataaatatatatatgtttttaatttctaaaaaacaaaaaatcttatttgggTTGTGTTGATctgattttgttttctttttttcaggAAATATTATTTCATTCATCTTGTTCTTGTCTCCAATGTAAGTTTCTTCACTTTTCATGCAAATATTCTTACAAATTTTTCcaaccacaaaaaaaaaacaaaaaaaaggggGACAACCAATcactatcaaaattaattattttttcttttccaaTCTTAAGATGGGATTTTCCATTTTAACACTATAATTATTGGTATAtccactattattattattattattattattattattattattattattattattatgacaaatgaataaataaaaaggTGGTTAATAATgtagttaattattattattaattacagGCCAACATTTATTCAAATATGGAAAAGAAAATCAGTGGAGCAATACTCAGCTGTGCCATACTTAGCTACACTTATAAATTGTCTTGTTTGGACACTTTATGGGCTCCCTTTTATTCATCCAGGAAGTATTTTGGTTGTGACTATAAATGGGTCTGGTCTTGTAATTGAGTGTACATACTTAATCATCTTCTTAATCTTCTCAGATAAGAAGAAAAGAATTAAAGTTGTTCTTGCTGTTCTTGCTGAGCTTGTTTTCATTTCTATTCTCACCCTTTTGACTTTGACTCTGACTCATTCTCACAAGAAAAGATCAACCATTGTTGGTACCATTTGTATACTCTTTAATATCATGATGTATGCTGCTCCATTGGCTGTTATGGTAAATTACTTGTTACTAATTActaattggttactttttaatatcaTTATTTCTTGTTTGATTTTGATTGTTTATTGGTTTTTGGTGCAGAAATTGGTAATTACTACTAAGAGTGTAGAGTTTATGCCATTTTTCTTATCATTTGCTTCATTGTTGAATGGTATTACTTGGACTACTTATGCTCTCATCAAATTTGACCCTTTCATCACTGTAATTaactactctctctctctatatatatatcttaactTTATATACACTCACATATTTAGTAATAATATACATTTGACTACTAGCCATTTTTAGTAGCTACTATGGTCAAGT is part of the Cannabis sativa cultivar Pink pepper isolate KNU-18-1 chromosome 5, ASM2916894v1, whole genome shotgun sequence genome and encodes:
- the LOC115717320 gene encoding bidirectional sugar transporter SWEET4, whose amino-acid sequence is MVSPDALRTIVGILGNIISFILFLSPMPTFIQIWKRKSVEQYSAVPYLATLINCLVWTLYGLPFIHPGSILVVTINGSGLVIECTYLIIFLIFSDKKKRIKVVLAVLAELVFISILTLLTLTLTHSHKKRSTIVGTICILFNIMMYAAPLAVMKLVITTKSVEFMPFFLSFASLLNGITWTTYALIKFDPFITIPNGLGTFFGVAQLILYATYYKSTQRILAERKTKQVNLSEVVVADEEELKKPCGRGQNGHSTLNNH